A single window of Sphingobacterium sp. ML3W DNA harbors:
- a CDS encoding SusC/RagA family TonB-linked outer membrane protein, with the protein MKRKATILSFALSLVMSATFAQKIKVKGSVTDDRGNVLSGVTVTEKGTGNATATNTTGVFELNAETGKTLIFNIVGYDPKEIVYTGGNLNISLTSSNTALDEVVIVAFGTQKKANLTGSVASITPKQLADRPVTSLQNALQGISPGITVLNRPGEVGKSSSGASANAGGITVRGRSNLGSPSPMFIIDGIPATSAEFSALSPNDINSMSVLKDAASASLYGSRAANGVILVTTKRGGGDRAVIGFNANYGFQSASYLPEFADAVGYAELYNKAMKNAGKAPTFSDDVINKFKNQTDPDYYPNNDWYKEVLRSSAPQRDFGLNVNAPGKITNYYLGLNYFDQESLVPGRKQDRINIKLNTNTNVIKDLLTFNTNVSFLKQDYDRSGSPISWVEMGRALPFTAIKQSDGSWGSISNGVPNGNTTKNNQLRAITEGGRGNNRDNYLQLAANASLTPMKGLSIDGAISLKYSNANSFDFINRTPNINIFNTNTPLDKTGTPINELKEVWGKRQELLIQGTINYERKFGDHYGKMTVGASEESNVYREAFLGRQNFVSNDASAIINGSSGEISKDDKGLANRTTQDEWALRSFFGRFNYSYQDKYLFEANARMDYSSRFAPEVRRAVFPSFSAGWNINKESFMEDVSWVDLLKLRGSYGTLGNQDAVAIGNYYNLLDRYAAYSFDGIAVDGLEQQYGANRLALWEKVTMSNIGLDATFLGGKINFVADYFVKKSDDILLQPATLLTYGFDKKHTPYYNQGVTQNKGIEIALTYNGKVGEDFTYSISGNMSKIKNTILSLGNVNEIIEGYYINRVGGSVGDFFGYKTDGLFTSEDQLKGIDYSAAGGAPEVGDIRYVDINDDKKIDANDRTIIGNDVPWFTYGFNFRAGYKNFDIDVLTYGVGGVKTYMESEAVQPFFNGGNIKKAWLNGWSEENNVSDADFPRITLTDAAPNNYKTSDFWLFSGNYFRIRAITVGYTFPQEVLSNIKMSQLRLFASSNNPFTFMADKRLGDFDPETGSGRASYPGVKTISFGLTAKF; encoded by the coding sequence ATGAAAAGAAAAGCTACCATACTTTCTTTTGCTTTATCTTTAGTTATGAGTGCAACTTTTGCGCAAAAAATTAAAGTGAAAGGTAGTGTTACAGATGACAGGGGAAATGTGTTGTCAGGTGTAACCGTTACTGAGAAAGGTACAGGCAATGCGACCGCTACCAATACAACCGGGGTTTTTGAATTAAATGCAGAAACGGGTAAAACATTAATTTTTAATATTGTGGGTTACGATCCTAAAGAGATTGTTTATACGGGCGGTAATTTAAATATTTCATTAACTTCTTCGAATACAGCATTAGATGAGGTTGTTATTGTTGCTTTTGGTACACAAAAGAAAGCAAATTTAACAGGATCTGTAGCTTCGATTACACCGAAACAACTGGCAGATAGACCTGTTACCTCATTACAAAATGCTTTGCAGGGGATTTCTCCAGGAATTACGGTGTTAAACCGTCCAGGTGAGGTAGGAAAATCGTCTTCAGGTGCATCAGCAAATGCAGGCGGTATTACGGTACGTGGTCGTTCCAATTTAGGTTCTCCATCACCTATGTTTATTATCGATGGTATACCTGCAACAAGTGCCGAATTCTCCGCTTTAAGCCCTAATGATATTAATAGTATGTCGGTCTTGAAAGATGCTGCTTCAGCTTCTTTATATGGATCACGTGCTGCAAATGGTGTAATATTAGTGACGACAAAACGTGGTGGTGGGGATCGTGCTGTAATTGGTTTTAATGCTAATTATGGTTTTCAAAGCGCATCTTATTTACCAGAATTTGCTGATGCGGTCGGTTATGCTGAGTTGTATAATAAGGCAATGAAAAATGCGGGTAAAGCACCTACATTTTCAGATGATGTGATTAATAAGTTCAAAAATCAAACTGATCCAGATTATTATCCAAATAATGACTGGTATAAAGAGGTTTTAAGATCTTCAGCTCCTCAACGCGACTTTGGGTTGAACGTGAACGCTCCAGGTAAAATTACGAATTACTATTTGGGATTAAATTATTTTGATCAAGAATCTTTAGTACCAGGACGTAAGCAAGATCGCATCAATATTAAATTAAATACCAATACAAATGTAATAAAGGACCTATTGACTTTTAATACTAACGTTTCCTTTTTAAAACAAGATTACGATCGTAGCGGTAGTCCGATCAGTTGGGTTGAAATGGGAAGAGCCTTGCCTTTTACAGCTATTAAACAATCTGATGGTTCATGGGGCTCTATATCAAATGGAGTACCTAATGGCAATACAACGAAGAACAATCAATTAAGAGCTATTACTGAAGGTGGAAGAGGAAATAATCGTGATAATTATTTGCAATTAGCAGCGAACGCCTCCTTAACGCCTATGAAAGGACTATCTATTGATGGAGCCATTTCATTGAAATATTCAAATGCAAATTCATTCGATTTTATTAATAGAACGCCAAATATTAATATTTTTAATACCAATACTCCTTTAGATAAAACGGGTACACCAATCAATGAATTGAAGGAGGTTTGGGGTAAACGTCAAGAATTGTTAATACAAGGTACAATTAATTACGAACGGAAGTTTGGAGATCATTATGGTAAGATGACTGTAGGAGCCTCTGAAGAGTCTAATGTATACAGAGAAGCTTTTTTAGGAAGACAAAATTTTGTGAGTAATGATGCTTCTGCTATTATTAATGGTAGCTCAGGAGAGATCAGTAAAGATGATAAAGGTTTAGCAAACCGTACCACTCAGGATGAGTGGGCATTACGTTCATTCTTTGGACGCTTTAACTATTCTTATCAAGATAAATACCTATTCGAAGCAAATGCTCGTATGGATTATTCATCTCGATTTGCACCAGAGGTTAGAAGAGCTGTCTTCCCATCGTTCTCTGCAGGATGGAATATCAACAAAGAATCTTTCATGGAGGATGTATCATGGGTTGATTTATTAAAACTAAGAGGGTCTTATGGTACTTTAGGTAATCAAGATGCTGTAGCGATTGGTAATTATTATAATTTATTGGACCGCTATGCTGCTTATAGTTTCGATGGAATAGCTGTAGATGGATTAGAACAGCAGTATGGAGCCAACCGTTTAGCACTTTGGGAAAAAGTAACGATGTCAAACATTGGTTTAGATGCAACATTTTTAGGTGGTAAAATTAATTTCGTTGCAGATTACTTTGTTAAAAAATCGGATGATATCCTATTGCAACCAGCGACTTTATTGACGTATGGATTTGACAAAAAGCATACGCCATATTACAATCAAGGAGTGACGCAGAATAAAGGTATTGAAATCGCATTAACTTACAATGGTAAAGTTGGTGAGGATTTTACATATTCCATTTCGGGTAATATGTCTAAAATTAAGAACACCATTCTTTCTCTTGGCAACGTGAACGAAATCATTGAAGGTTATTATATTAACCGTGTAGGTGGTTCAGTGGGTGATTTCTTTGGTTATAAAACAGATGGTTTATTCACTTCTGAAGATCAACTGAAAGGAATTGATTATTCAGCAGCAGGTGGTGCACCAGAAGTTGGGGATATCCGATATGTAGATATCAATGATGATAAGAAAATTGATGCTAATGACCGTACGATCATAGGTAATGATGTTCCTTGGTTTACTTATGGGTTTAATTTTCGTGCAGGCTATAAGAATTTTGACATTGATGTGTTGACTTATGGTGTTGGAGGAGTGAAAACTTATATGGAAAGTGAAGCTGTTCAACCGTTTTTTAATGGCGGTAATATTAAAAAAGCTTGGCTAAATGGTTGGTCTGAAGAAAATAATGTATCTGATGCAGATTTCCCACGTATAACTTTAACAGATGCTGCTCCTAACAATTACAAGACTTCAGATTTTTGGTTGTTTAGTGGTAATTATTTTAGAATTCGTGCCATTACTGTGGGATATACATTCCCTCAAGAGGTGTTAAGTAATATTAAAATGTCACAATTGCGCTTATTTGCCTCTTCTAACAATCCATTTACTTTTATGGCAGACAAACGTCTTGGTGATTTTGATCCTGAAACAGGTTCTGGAAGAGCAAGTTACCCGGGTGTTAAAACTATTTCCTTCGGTTTAACAGCTAAGTTTTAA
- the era gene encoding GTPase Era yields MAHKAGFVSIIGKPNAGKSTLMNALVGEKMSIITPKAQTTRHRIIGIVNDEEHQIVFSDTPGIIKPNYSLQESMMNFVQGSLIDADIILLVTDINEKYDESDVIEKLKKTTSPVAVLINKIDKSNEAEVMAKVEFWKETINPEVIFAISALLDHNITGVMDYIKEKLPVHAPYYEKDELTDKSMRFFVSEMIREKIFKLYDKEIPYSTEVIVTSYKEEPKITRIAAEIIVERDSQKNIIIGTGGAMIKKVGTYARQDIEAFIDKKVFLEIFVKVIPDWRSKKNYLKRFGYED; encoded by the coding sequence ATGGCGCATAAAGCAGGATTCGTAAGCATCATCGGAAAACCTAATGCAGGTAAGTCTACGCTAATGAACGCTTTAGTGGGTGAAAAGATGTCAATCATCACTCCTAAAGCTCAAACAACAAGACACCGCATTATTGGAATAGTGAATGATGAGGAGCACCAAATTGTCTTTTCAGACACGCCGGGTATCATCAAACCAAACTATTCGTTACAAGAATCAATGATGAATTTTGTCCAAGGATCGCTAATCGATGCGGACATTATTTTACTTGTTACAGATATCAATGAAAAATATGATGAAAGTGATGTTATTGAAAAATTAAAGAAAACAACCTCTCCTGTCGCTGTTTTAATAAATAAAATTGATAAGTCTAACGAAGCAGAAGTGATGGCTAAAGTGGAATTCTGGAAAGAAACCATCAATCCTGAAGTTATTTTTGCTATATCAGCTCTTCTCGATCATAACATTACAGGGGTGATGGACTATATTAAGGAAAAACTTCCTGTACACGCTCCGTACTATGAAAAAGATGAATTAACAGACAAGTCGATGCGTTTTTTTGTATCGGAAATGATTCGCGAAAAAATATTCAAACTGTATGACAAAGAAATTCCATACAGTACTGAGGTCATTGTTACATCCTACAAAGAAGAACCAAAAATAACACGTATTGCAGCAGAGATAATCGTGGAGCGTGATTCTCAAAAGAATATCATCATCGGTACGGGTGGTGCAATGATTAAAAAAGTCGGTACGTATGCTCGTCAAGATATTGAGGCATTTATTGACAAAAAAGTTTTCTTAGAGATTTTTGTTAAAGTAATACCCGATTGGAGAAGTAAGAAAAATTACTTAAAAAGATTTGGTTACGAAGACTAA
- a CDS encoding RagB/SusD family nutrient uptake outer membrane protein, translating to MKRHILYSLLATTLLFGACSKDFLDRTPANKVAEEEFWHTENDVKLAVNAIYGKLGDAMFDDGASDLTHAKNPWESASTEISAGSIGSDRDAGWNYIPIRTCNYFLDNVDKAVMDSELKERYKAEVRFIRAYTYIPIVQKFGNIPLVTKVLTREESNVPQAPKQEVLDFLYNELEEASKVLPISYSSEKGRITKGAALALKARLYLMENNWEQAAISAKEVMGLGYSLFRVNTEDARNQKDNYAKFVDFDNAADETNFRLGLRSYEGIFQYENEGNSEVILDRQQIRVTQSHLNNTLLLDASVGGWSSLTPTQNLVNLYYNYKTGQPAQMAINEVRAANYAKSDKSDFIKEFKNRDPRFYASILFESAPWNALTSSGDYVFSWPKGSTNTSLTGYNFRKLVDPYSQREDVDSYVNIILIRYAEILLTYAEAQNELTGPDASVFDALDQLRVRAGMPKVDRAVYASQDGLRELIRNERAVELVLEGSRYYDIRRWKIAGAVMNNIYDITNGLAQKRVWDPKLYLMPIPQSEIDLSYGVLKQNEGY from the coding sequence ATGAAAAGACATATTTTATATTCATTATTAGCAACGACATTACTTTTTGGGGCATGTTCAAAAGATTTTTTAGATCGTACACCGGCTAACAAAGTTGCAGAAGAAGAGTTTTGGCATACTGAAAATGATGTTAAACTAGCTGTAAATGCGATTTATGGTAAATTAGGAGACGCAATGTTTGATGATGGTGCTTCTGATTTAACGCATGCAAAAAATCCATGGGAAAGTGCTTCTACAGAGATTTCGGCAGGTTCAATTGGTTCCGACCGAGATGCAGGTTGGAATTATATTCCGATTCGGACGTGTAACTATTTCTTGGATAACGTGGATAAAGCGGTTATGGATAGCGAATTAAAAGAGCGTTATAAAGCTGAAGTGCGTTTCATTAGAGCTTATACTTATATTCCAATCGTTCAGAAATTCGGTAACATACCATTAGTTACTAAAGTTTTGACTAGAGAGGAGTCTAATGTGCCTCAAGCGCCTAAACAAGAAGTCTTAGATTTCTTATATAATGAATTGGAAGAAGCTTCAAAAGTGTTACCTATTTCTTACTCTTCTGAAAAAGGTAGAATAACAAAAGGGGCTGCTCTGGCGTTGAAAGCGCGTTTATACTTGATGGAAAATAATTGGGAACAAGCTGCCATTTCAGCGAAAGAAGTAATGGGCTTAGGTTACTCCTTATTTAGGGTTAATACAGAAGATGCTCGAAATCAGAAAGATAATTATGCAAAGTTTGTAGATTTTGATAATGCTGCAGATGAAACTAACTTCAGATTAGGTCTTAGAAGTTATGAAGGAATTTTTCAGTATGAAAATGAAGGTAATTCTGAAGTTATTTTAGATAGACAACAAATTCGTGTTACACAGTCTCATCTTAATAATACATTACTTTTGGATGCATCAGTAGGAGGGTGGAGCTCTTTAACACCGACTCAGAATTTGGTTAATTTATATTATAATTATAAAACTGGTCAACCAGCGCAAATGGCAATCAATGAGGTTCGTGCTGCAAACTATGCGAAAAGTGATAAGTCTGATTTTATAAAAGAATTTAAGAACAGGGACCCTCGTTTTTATGCTTCAATTTTATTTGAATCAGCACCTTGGAATGCCTTGACTTCTTCTGGAGATTATGTGTTTTCTTGGCCCAAAGGATCTACGAATACTTCTCTAACGGGTTATAATTTTAGAAAATTAGTTGATCCTTATTCACAAAGGGAAGATGTTGATTCATATGTCAATATTATTTTAATTCGCTATGCTGAAATTTTGTTAACATATGCTGAGGCTCAAAATGAATTGACAGGTCCTGATGCTTCTGTATTTGATGCTTTGGATCAGTTACGTGTTCGTGCGGGCATGCCGAAAGTGGATCGTGCTGTTTATGCTAGTCAGGATGGATTAAGAGAATTGATTCGTAATGAAAGAGCCGTAGAGTTGGTCTTGGAAGGGTCTCGTTATTATGATATTCGTAGATGGAAAATAGCAGGAGCTGTAATGAATAATATCTATGATATTACAAATGGTTTAGCTCAGAAGCGTGTTTGGGATCCTAAATTGTATTTAATGCCGATTCCACAGTCTGAAATTGACCTTTCTTATGGCGTATTAAAGCAAAATGAAGGTTATTAG
- the uvrC gene encoding excinuclease ABC subunit UvrC has protein sequence MNVFDYKEELKRIPHKPGVYQYFDKQDVLIYIGKAKDLRNRVGSYFVNETQLNGKTRVLVRQITRIAFTIVDTEVDAWLLENSLIKKHQPKYNVLLKDDKTYPWIVIKNERFPRVFWTRKYIKDGSRYYGPYASTGMMHIVLDVIRDLFPLRTCNLALTQENISRGKFKICLEYQIGNCKGPCEGYQSEEDYDQNLSDIKDILNGKIAVVTNRIKEQMLAAVSDMNFEQAHAFKMKLDKLDSYQSKSTVVNSSITNVDVFSIASDDSYAFVNYLKVMNGVIIQTQTIEMKRRLDETEQELLALAIPEIRERFKSLSREIIVPFELDIQENEHIKFTIPKLGEKRKLLDLSLKNVAFFKKERLLHYEKLNPDVRVDRILNQMKKDLRLNVLPQHIECFDNSNIQGSYPVSAIVVFKDAKPSKKDYRHFNVKTVVGPNDFATMEEAVYRRYKRVLEEDAGLPQLIIIDGGKGQLSAALKSLRLLGIEKQVTVIGIAKRLEELYYPGDQYPLYLDKKSETLKIIQHLRDEAHRFGITFHRNQRSRKTFVSELEEIPGIGKTTVEKLLTTFKSVKKIKEAPEEELKKVLNLKQLQALLTYFNRN, from the coding sequence ATGAACGTGTTTGATTATAAAGAAGAACTTAAAAGGATACCACATAAACCTGGCGTATATCAGTATTTTGATAAGCAGGATGTATTGATATATATCGGTAAGGCTAAAGATTTAAGAAATAGAGTTGGATCTTATTTTGTAAATGAAACGCAATTAAATGGTAAGACTCGTGTTTTAGTCCGTCAGATCACTCGTATTGCTTTCACAATCGTCGATACTGAGGTGGATGCTTGGTTGTTAGAGAACTCTCTTATCAAGAAGCATCAGCCTAAGTACAATGTTTTATTGAAGGATGATAAGACCTACCCTTGGATTGTTATCAAAAATGAACGGTTTCCTCGAGTATTTTGGACACGGAAATATATTAAGGATGGGTCACGATATTACGGACCTTATGCCTCAACGGGGATGATGCATATTGTATTGGATGTCATTCGTGACTTATTTCCTCTTAGAACCTGTAATTTAGCATTGACGCAGGAAAATATCTCAAGGGGTAAATTTAAAATTTGCCTTGAGTATCAAATAGGAAACTGTAAAGGACCTTGTGAGGGATACCAGTCTGAAGAAGATTATGATCAAAATCTTAGTGATATCAAAGATATTTTGAATGGTAAGATTGCCGTGGTTACTAATCGTATCAAAGAGCAGATGCTTGCGGCTGTTTCAGATATGAACTTTGAACAGGCACATGCATTTAAAATGAAACTGGATAAGTTGGACTCCTACCAAAGCAAATCTACGGTTGTTAATTCATCCATCACTAATGTGGACGTTTTTAGTATTGCTTCGGATGATAGTTATGCTTTTGTTAATTATTTAAAGGTTATGAATGGCGTTATTATTCAAACGCAGACCATTGAAATGAAACGTCGTTTGGATGAAACAGAACAAGAGCTTCTCGCTTTGGCAATTCCCGAAATTCGTGAACGTTTTAAGAGCTTATCGAGAGAAATTATCGTTCCTTTTGAATTGGATATACAAGAAAATGAACACATTAAATTTACGATTCCAAAGTTAGGAGAGAAACGAAAACTATTGGATTTATCCTTGAAGAATGTTGCTTTCTTTAAAAAGGAGCGATTGCTTCATTATGAAAAATTAAATCCAGATGTGCGTGTGGATCGGATTTTAAATCAGATGAAGAAAGATTTAAGGTTGAACGTATTGCCACAACATATCGAATGTTTCGATAACTCTAATATTCAAGGTAGTTATCCTGTATCGGCTATTGTTGTGTTTAAAGATGCTAAACCTTCAAAAAAAGATTATCGCCATTTTAATGTAAAAACTGTTGTAGGTCCGAATGACTTTGCAACGATGGAGGAAGCTGTATACAGGCGATATAAGCGTGTTCTTGAGGAAGACGCAGGATTGCCGCAGTTGATTATTATTGATGGGGGAAAGGGGCAGTTAAGTGCAGCACTGAAAAGCTTAAGATTGCTTGGGATAGAAAAACAAGTGACTGTAATTGGTATTGCTAAAAGATTGGAGGAATTATATTATCCAGGGGACCAATATCCACTTTATTTGGATAAAAAATCGGAAACCTTGAAAATTATTCAACACTTGCGGGACGAAGCCCATCGGTTTGGGATTACCTTTCACAGGAATCAGCGCAGTCGTAAAACTTTTGTTTCAGAATTGGAGGAAATTCCAGGAATCGGGAAAACAACAGTGGAAAAATTACTGACAACTTTTAAGTCTGTTAAGAAAATCAAAGAAGCTCCAGAGGAAGAGTTGAAAAAAGTGTTGAATTTAAAACAATTACAAGCACTTTTGACTTATTTCAATCGTAATTGA